One genomic segment of Fundulus heteroclitus isolate FHET01 chromosome 10, MU-UCD_Fhet_4.1, whole genome shotgun sequence includes these proteins:
- the LOC105926611 gene encoding ubiquitin carboxyl-terminal hydrolase 31 — MSKVVSSKEKKSFSKKLFRRSSVRSVGSFMNRVLRTLSTLSHFGTDEQAADDEKDEAALIPSTTGGSVPSDDSDCGGFPFGDKVPGVAGLKNHGNTCFMNAILQCLSNTELFAEYLALEQFRGAEASSGDKAKSNGGPVQRKGGQLQPEAGVVTEQLSGLVRALWTFEYTPQHSRDFKNVVSKSALQFRGNSQHDAQEFLLWLLDRVHEDLNQIVHPDSRPPRKPPVEEEPVPEGSPLPAPGSFVQELFQAQYRSSLTCPHCQKQSNTFDPFLCISLPIPVPHTRPLYVTVVYQGKCSHCMRVGVAVPLSGTVSRLRQAVAQETKIPAQQIVLTEMYFDGFHRSFCDDDEDLEIIQESDSIFAFETPELFRPEQIRSKRGGTTSGSPHANLNQNNLKYGTDNNRISTQIQEPTTPPQSPNKNSGQAEKIVLLVCNRACAGQQGRRFGNPFILYLERTVTWDTLQTEILEKMRHLLRPGAIVQVGPFTLRVVGVVGITYLLPQEEQPLCHPSVERAFKSCGPGGPPHVKIVVEWDKETKDYLFKRTEDEYIPDAESVRQVKEQHLQPQTCTLAQCLQLYTKEEQLAPDDAWRCPHCKQLQQGSIKLSLWTLPDILILHLKRFRQDGDRRVKMQNMVKFPLTGMDMAPHMVKRSQSSWSLPSHWSPWRRPYGMGRDPEDYLYDLYAVCNHHGTMQGGHYTAYCKNSIDGQWYCFDDSDVHPISDGEVCKQTGYILFYQRRATIPSWSANSSVGGSTSSSLCEHWISRLMGSRPPSQASSGSSRRTSLASLSESAEFAGERSEDDGLSTRPAVRGMQRQTFSSRSSIASPLVLSENGTKPPWSHSAKLQLRSNSPSRFSLESHSSPTLERIGEVVDIQPTAPSFPGSPKPDKTSGAKSALAALDTNVGTKRLIEQGRFKSVVQTEQRSSNPTGENNNAEQISPRHGIAPKEAKQRNGSAESGGAKRTSGKTGLEAERSPRKRAPTSSTSSSSLSPASPAIDKSPSRTQSKSAASASNPKDKSAGPSKTSKGGSSRTATPSKKASSQNAEAPHPDAQQRRSASPGLQSSQPQKRTSKREGSEKSSAGERTRAADRSTSRESSRASAVAERKVSHGGPSSRLSAASRAEGRSGRAAEDRAAGRSSSSSSSITSLRSSSVGVSSGSSAPSSRGPRGTSKTEDKGLSFFKTALRPKENRKPGESGKSGAGEAKAIPEESAGEATQRAASKKVQNAGPELHSTAKDKESSKVSGAAKNSLLPSTRSKLPEAQPQPSAVAKDPSKKEPAKKTLQSRKIPINSSQTSQRSK, encoded by the exons ATGTCCAAAGTGGTCAGCAGCAAGGAGAAGAAATCCTTCAGCAAGAAGCTGTTCCGGAGGAGCTCGGTGCGCTCCGTGGGGAGCTTCATGAACAGAGTCCTCCGGACCCTGTCCACCCTCTCTCACTTCGGCACCGACGAGCAGGCCGCCGACGACGAGAAGGACGAGGCGGCGTTGATACCGAGCACCACCGGGGGCTCCGTGCCGTCCGACGACAGCGACTGCGGGGGGTTCCCGTTCGGGGACAAGGTGCCGGGGGTCGCCGGGCTCAAGAACCACGGCAACACCTGCTTCATGAACGCCATCCTGCAGTGCCTGAGCAACACGGAGCTGTTCGCCGAGTACCTGGCCCTGGAGCAGTTCCGGGGCGCAGAGGCGAGCAGCGGCGACAAGGCGAAGTCCAACGGAGGGCCGGTGCAGAGGAAGGGGGGCCAGCTGCAGCCGGAGGCCGGCGTGGTGACGGAGCAGCTGTCCGGGCTGGTCCGGGCTCTCTGGACCTTCGAGTACACGCCTCAGCACAGCAGAGACTTCAAG AACGTGGTGTCCAAGAGCGCCCTCCAGTTCAGAGGAAACTCCCAACACGACGCCCAGGAGTTCCTCCTCTGGCTGCTCGACAGAGTTCACGAAGACCTCAACCAAATCGTCCACCCTGACAGCCGACCCCCCAGGAAG CCTCCAGTAGAGGAAGAACCGGTTCCTGAAGGATCTCCGCTACCAGCACCTGGCTCTTTTGTACAGGAGCTGTTTCAGGCCCAATACAG gtCTTCTCTGACTTGTCCTCACTGCCAGAAACAGAGTAACACGTTTGATCCTTTCCTCTGCATCTCACTGCCAATCCCAGTACCTCACACACG ACCTCTGTATGTGACGGTGGTGTACCAAGGGAAGTGTTCGCACTGTATGAGAGTCGGCGTGGCCGTGCCTCTCTCGGGCACCGTGTCCAGACTGAGGCAGGCTGTGGCCCAGGAGACCAAAATCCCCGCCCAACAG ATTGTCCTCACTGAAATGTACTTCGATGGCTTTCATCGCTCCTTCTGCGACGACGACGAAGACCTTGAGATCATCCAGGAGAGCGACTCCATCTTTGCATTTGAGACGCCCGAGCTGTTCAGACCGGAGCAGATCCGGTCCAAGCGAGGCGGGACCACATCAG GGAGCCCACATGCAAATCTCAATCAGAACAACCTGAAGTACGGCACAGATAACAACCGGATCTCCACGCAAATACAAGAGCCCACAACACCGCCTCAGAGTCCCAATAAGAACAGCGGGCAGGCCGAGAAGATCGTGCTGTTGGTGTGCAACAGAGCCTGCGCCGGACAGCAGGGGCGCAG GTTTGGGAATCCCTTTATCCTCTATTTGGAGCGAACGGTAACATGGGACACGCTGCAGACTGAGATTCTGGAGAAGATGAGGCATCTTCTGCGTCCTGGTGCCATTGTGCAG GTGGGGCCCTTCACTTTGCGTGTGGTGGGAGTGGTGGGAATCACATACCTATTGCCTCAAGAGGAGCAGCCGCTCTGCCATCCCTCTGTGGAGAG GGCGTTCAAGTCCTGCGGCCCGGGCGGCCCGCCTCACGTCAAAATCGTCGTTGAATGGGACAAGGAGACAAAGGACTA CCTGTTCAAGAGAACCGAGGACGAGTACATCCCAGACGCCGAGAGCGTACGGCAGGTGAAGGAGCAGCACCTGCAGCCGCAGACCTGCACGCTGGCCCAGTGCTTACAGCTATACACCAAAGAAGAGCAG CTTGCCCCCGACGACGCTTGGAGATGTCCGCACTGCAAGCAGCTTCAGCAGGGCAGCATCAAACTGAGCCTGTGGACACTGCCAGACATCCTCATACTTCACCTCAAGCGCTTCAGACAG GATGGGGACCGGCGTGTGAAGATGCAGAACATGGTGAAGTTCCCGCTCACGGGCATGGACATGGCGCCGCACATGGTGAAGAGGAGCCAGAGCAGCTGGAGCCTCCCCTCCCACTGGTCACCGTGGAGGAGGCCCTACGGCATGGGCCGGGACCCCGAGGACTACCTGTACGACCTGTACGCAGTGTGCAACCATCACGGGACCATGCAGGGGGGGCATTACACAG CTTACTGTAAGAACTCCATTGATGGGCAGTGGTATTGCTTCGACGATAGTGATGTTCATCCCATATCTGACGGAGAGGTCTGCAAGCAGACCGGCTACATCCTGTTTTATCAAAGGCGAGCAACGATCCCGTCCTGGTCTGCCAACAGTTCTGTCGGAG GTTCCACCAGTTCCTCTCTGTGTGAGCACTGGATAAGTCGCTTAATGGGAAGCCGTCCTCCCAGCCAGGCCTCGTCTGGTTCCTCCAGACGCACCTCTCTGGCGTCTCTCTCCGAGTCCGCTGAGTTCGCCGGTGAACGGAGCGAGGACGATG GCCTGTCGACGCGCCCAGCAGTCCGAGGCATGCAGAGGCAAACGTTTTCTTCCAGATCGTCTATTGCCAGCCCGCTTGTTCTGAGCGAAAATGGCACGAAACCACCCTGGTCTCACTCAGCTAAGCTGCAGTTGCGTTCCAACTCTCCGTCACGCTTCTCCCTAGAGTCCCACTCCTCACCGACGCTGGAGAGGATAGGAGAGGTGGTTGACATCCAGCCGACAGCCCCGTCTTTTCCTGGCTCACCCAAGCCAGATAAAACGTCCGGGGCGAAGTCGGCGCTCGCTGCTTTGGACACTAATGTGGGAACTAAGAGGCTAATAGAGCAGGGGCGCTTCAAGTCCGTGGTGCAGACTGAACAGAGGAGCTCCAACCCGACGGGGGAAAACAACAACGCTGAGCAGATTAGTCCTCGACATGGAATAGCCCCAAAGGAGGCGAAGCAAAGAAATGGGAGTGCGGAGAGTGGAGGCGCCAAGAGGACCTCAGGAAAGACGGGGTTAGAAGCTGAGAGAAGTCCCAGGAAACGGGCCCCCACTTCCTCCACGTCCTCCAGCTCCCTTTCCCCGGCGTCTCCAGCCATCGACAAGTCGCCGTCTCGAACGCAGTCCAAGAGCGCGGCGTCTGCATCGAACCCCAAGGACAAAAGCGCTGGACCCTCTAAAACGAGCAAGGGAGGTTCCTCAAGAACGGCGACCCCTTCCAAGAAAGCGTCCTCCCAAAACGCAGAGGCACCGCACCCCGACGCGCAGCAGAGGAGGAGCGCTTCTCCCGGGTTGCAGAGCTCACAACCGCAGAAGAGGACATCGAAAAGGGAGGGCAGTGAGAAAAGCTCCGCTGGAGAAAGGACTAGAGCGGCGGACAGGAGCACCAGTCGGGAATCTTCGCGGGCGAGCGCGGTGGCGGAGAGGAAAGTCAGCCATGGGGGTCCCTCCTCCAGGCTGAGCGCTGCGAGTAGAGCCGAGGGCAGGTCCGGTAGAGCCGCGGAGGACAGGGCGGCAGGCCGGAGCTCCAGCAGTAGCTCCTCCATTACCAGTCTCCGGTCCTCAAGTGTAGGGGTTTCCTCTGGCAGTTCGGCTCCGTCGTCACGGGGGCCACGAGGGACCAGCAAGACGGAAGACAAAGGTCTGTCCTTCTTCAAAACCGCTCTGAGGCCCAAGGAGAACCGCAAACCAGGCGAGAGCGGGAAATCTGGGGCGGGAGAGGCCAAAGCAATCCCCGAAGAAAGCGCCGGGGAGGCAACGCAGCGCGCGGCCAGCAAAAAAGTTCAGAACGCGGGTCCAGAACTGCACAGTACAGCCAAAGATAAGGAATCCTCTAAAGTATCCGGCGCAGCTAAAAACTCCCTGCTGCCCTCCACCAGGTCCAAGCTCCCTGAAGCACAACCGCAGCCTTCGGCCGTCGCGAAGGACCCTTCGAAGAAAGAGCCGGCTAAAAAGACACTGCAGTCCAGGAAGATCCCCATCAATTCCTCACAAACTAGCCAGAGATCCAAGTGA